In Limanda limanda chromosome 21, fLimLim1.1, whole genome shotgun sequence, a genomic segment contains:
- the tap2t gene encoding antigen peptide transporter 2, whose product MNDLAACGFFCLVLDAVLTLCLWAGLVLLRCPGCGPLLGVWTFGAVKWVLLYVYTSILTEGKPRAVLCRLVALLCFLPPVLESGRFLGADSSEAHVGRTADLSTLLLGSAASALACVFWENFLCGDGKKRDADTGNSQQLLMRLLKYCRPDTLYLIAAFSFLIFAVICDSLMPLYQGKVIDMLRGQTPQSSFCYSIGQLAFLSLGSALFSGLRGGIFMCTLARLNKRLKRLLFHTLLQQDVHFFDENKPGRLSSRLHSDVDRMGRTVALNANALVRSTVKTGLMLKVMLGLSWELTVLTCIEMPLVALVQKKYITLSKEMKDQIQDCQAQNTDLASQTIGGIRTVRSFKAESDEVRRYNEALDQMSRIRRRSRVYSSVFLLIRRLVTLTIKILMLLQARSLISSDRLSVGSLVTFFLYQKPMSQSLQEILYCYGETVSTMGVISKVFSYIDRKPKHEKAGDLAPERLRGRISFQNVTFSYPSAAPGPSVLKSVSMELQPGKVTALVGPSGSGKTSCVSLLKRLYEPQEGQILLDGEPLHRYNHKYLHRQVALVSQNPVLFSGSLRYNIEYGLTDCSIEKIREVAKKINVDEFISELKNEYDTDIGECGSQLSDGLKQCIAIIRALVRDPQVIVLDEATSKLDVKAQHTVLPEILSRGRTVLVVAHQLKTVEEADHIIFMENGAVVEQGTHRELMAKGGRYHRLREELFCSPAAERGSGLNV is encoded by the exons ATGAATGACTTGGCGGCCTGTGGGTTCTTCTGTCTGGTCCTGGACGCGGTGCTGACTCTGTGTCTGTGGGCCGGACTGGTGCTGCTGCGCTGCCCCGGCTGTGGTCCGCTGCTCGGCGTGTGGACTTTCGGTGCCGTGAAGTGGGTTCTTCTCTACGTCTATACCTCCATACTGACGGAGGGAAAGCCCCGGGCGGTGCTCTGCAGGTTGGTGGccctcctctgctttctgcCCCCCGTGTTGGAGAGTGGACGGTTTCTCGGGGCAGATTCCTCCGAGGCTCACGTGGGCCGGACCGCCGACCTCAGCACGCTGCTCCTGGGCTCCGCGGCCTCGGCGCTGGCCTGCGTCTTCTGGGAAAACTTTCTCTGCGGCGACGGAAAGAAAAGAGACGCAGACACGGGGAATTCCCAACAGCTGCTTATGAGGCTGTTGAAATATTGCAGACCAGACACCCTTTACCTGATTGCTGCTTTCAGTTTCCTCATCTTTGCAGTGATCT GCGACTCTCTCATGCCCCTGTATCAGGGGAAGGTCATCGATATGCTGAGAGGTCAGACGCCTCAGAGCAGCTTCTGTTATTCAATTGGACAGCTGGCATTCCTCTCTCTGGGAAG CGCTCTGTTCTCTGGCCTGAGAGGAGGCATATTCATGTGCACGCTGGCCCGACTGAACAAGAGACTGAAGCGTCTGCTGTTCCACACGCTGCTGCAGCAGGACGTGCACTTCTTCGACGAGAACAAACCTG gacgtCTGTCCTCCCGCCTGCACTCGGATGTGGACCGGATGGGCCGCACGGTGGCTCTGAACGCCAACGCCCTGGTTCGCAGCACAGTGAAAACCGGCCTCATGCTCAAAGTGATGCTGGGTCTGTCCTGGGAGCTCACCGTGCTCACCTGCATAGAGATGCCTCTCGTGGCCTTAGTGCAGAAGAAGTACATCACTTTGTCCAAG GAGATGAAGGATCAGATTCAGGACTGTCAGGCTCAGAACACAGACCTGGCCTCCCAGACGATCGGCGGGATCCGTACAGTCCGCAGCTTTAAAGCCGAGAGCGATGAAGTGAGGAGGTACAACGAGGCTCTGGACCAGATGAGTCGGATCAGGAGACGTTCAAGAGTCTACAGTTCCGTCTTCCTCCTGATACGGAGG CTGGTGACTCTGACGATAAAGATCCTGATGCTGTTACAAGCCCGCAGCCTCATCTCGTCCGACCGGCTCAGCGTCGGCAGCCTGGTGACCTTCTTCCTGTACCAGAAGCCCATGTCACAAAGTTTACAG GAGATTTTGTACTGCTACGGAGAAACGGTGTCCACAATGGGTGTCATCTCCAAAGTATTCAGTTACATCGACAGGAAACCGAAGCACGAGAAGGCCGGAGATTTAGCTCCTGAGAGGCTGCGAGGACGAATATCTTTCCAGAATGTCACCTTCTCCTACCCCTCAGCGGCTCCAGGTCCCAGCGTCCTGAAG TCGGTTTCTATGGAGCTGCAGCCAGGCAAGGTAACAGCCCTGGTGGGTCCCAGCGGCAGTGGAAAGACGTCCTGTGTCAGTCTCCTGAAGAGACTGTATGAACCCCAGGAGGGACAGATCCTGCTGGACGGAGAGCCGCTGCACCGCTACAACCACAAGTACCTCCATCGACAG GTGGCCCTGGTCTCCCAGAATCCGGTGCTGTTTTCTGGTTCGCTGAGATACAACATCGAGTACGGCCTGACGGACTGCAGCATCGAGAAGATTAGAGAAGTCGCGAAGAAGATCAACGTGGATGAGTTCATATCGGAGCTGAAGAATGAGTACGACACAG ATATCGGAGAATGTGGCAGCCAACTTTCCGATGGGTTGAAGCAGTGCATCGCCATCATCAGAGCTCTGGTTCGAGATCCGCAGGTCATCGTCCTGGACGAGGCCACCAGCAAACTGGATGTGAAAGCCCAGCACACT GTCCTGCCGGAGATTCTGTCCCGTGGTCGCACCGTCCTGGTGGTGGCTCACCAGCTGAAGACGGTGGAGGAGGCCGATCACATCATCTTCATGGAGAACGGGGCTGTGGTGGAACAGGGGACACACCGAGAACTCATGGCCAAGGGCGGACGATACCACCGGTTGAGAGAGGAGCTCTTCTGTTCTCCAGCAGCCGAGAGAGGCTCAGGACTGAATGTGTGA
- the slc16a5a gene encoding monocarboxylate transporter 6 has translation MTQRNGTGGKSDHLLHPESAGACAKAEGPEDEKVQEAWYCESEAGGPGGERRDSVAVTAEVIAPDGGWGWVVLVATIMVLALTLGFPTCVGIFYTDLQNDFHASNSETSWVPSIMTSVLHAGGPFCSVLVGRLGCRATVMLGGVLSGLGIAASSFTQSIGELYLTAGVITGLGFCFSFQPAVTILGHYFVRRRAFANAMSSTGTALGMCTLPLLANYLHSELGWRGSFLVLGAVLLNCCVCGAVMRPLQPPTRQGPPLMSQGPPPPEEDIVKLETGWIRTIWNYLLASMNKHMAFGQLCNNPRYRAYAIGITWMMLGFVVPLVYLVPYATANNIEQSQAALLLTIMGVVNIVVRPPFGVVANMPWFKGRHIYVFASALLINGLSNSICCIGPSFTVLLWYVIVYGLSMSVVGSLMFTVLMDTVEMSCFPSALGLLAIMESVTLLIGPPLAGILIDRTGEYYHVFFTCSAVVSSAAVFLMVSFYWLDKKERNEPKPSQPSPPPDPPRPAGDVAPRCQYSSVPTEG, from the exons ATGACTCAGAGGAATGGAACCGGAGGGAAGAGCGATCACCTCCTTCACCCGGAGTCCGCCGGTGCGTGTGCGAAGGCCGAAGGCCCGGAGGACGAGAAGGTCCAGGAGGCCTGGTACTGTGAGTCCGAGGCGGGGGGGCCTGGAGGAGAGCGCAGGGACTCTGTGGCTGTGACGGCGGAGGTCATAGCTCCAGATGGCGGCTGGGGATGGGTGGTGCTGGTTGCCACCATCATGGTCCTGGCTCTGACCCTGGGCTTCCCCACCTGTGTGGGGATCTTCTACACTGACCTGCAGAATGATTTCCACGCCTCCAACAGCGAAACGTCCTGGGTGCCCTCCATCATGACGTCAGTGCTTCATGCAGGAG GACCCTTCTGCAGCGTGCTGGTGGGCAGACTGGGATGCCGAGCCACAGTCATGCTGGGCGGAGTCCTGAGTGGGCTCGGGATCGCCGCCAGCTCGTTCACCCAGTCCATCGGCGAGCTCTACCTCACGGCCGGGGTCATCACAG GACTTGGTTTCTGCTTCAGCTTCCAACCAGCTGTGACAATCCTGGGACACTACTTTGTGCGCCGTCGTGCGTTTGCCAACGCCATGTCCTCCACGGGCACGGCCCTGGGCATGTGCACTCTGCCCCTCCTGGCTAACTACCTCCACTCTGAGCTGGGCTGGAGAGGAAGCTTCCTGGTTCTGGGGGCCGTCCTGCTCAATTGCTGTGTGTGCGGAGCAGTGATGAGGCCGCTCCAGCCGCCCACGCGCCAAGGCCCGCCCCTGATGAGCCAGGGACCCCCTCCACCAGAGGAGGACATTGTGAAGTTGGAGACTGGGTGGATAAGGACAATATGGAACTACCTGCTGGCTTCCATGAACAAACACATGGCATTTGGTCAGTTATGCAACAACCCGCGTTACCGTGCGTACGCCATCGGCATCACCTGGATGATGCTGGGGTTTGTGGTGCCCTTGGTGTATCTGGTCCCCTACGCCACAGCAAACAACATAGAGCAGAGCCAGGCCGCGCTGCTGCTTACCATCATGGGCGTTGTCAACATCGTAGTGCGCCCGCCCTTTGGCGTTGTTGCCAACATGCCCTGGTTCAAAGGGCGCCACATTTATGTATTTGCCTCGGCTTTGCTGATCAACGGGCTCAGTAACAGTATCTGCTGCATCGGGCCCAGCTTCACTGTGCTGCTGTGGTACGTGATCGTCTACGGCCTGTCCATGAGTGTGGTGGGCTCCCTCATGTTCACCGTGCTCATGGATACCGTGGAGATGAGCTGCTTCCCCTCTGCCCTCGGCCTGCTCGCCATCATGGAGAGCGTCACACTGCTCATCGGGCCTCCACTGGCAG GAATCCTGATTGACAGAACGGGCGAGTACTACCACGTCTTCTTTACCTGCAGTGCCGTCGTTTCCTCGGCCGCCGTGTTCCTCATGGTGTCGTTTTACTGGCTGGATAAGAAGGAGAGGAACGAGCCGAAGCCGAGTCAACCGTCCCCCCCGCCCGACCCCCCGAGGCCGGCAGGCGACGTAGCTCCGCGCTGTCAGTACAGCAGCGTGCCCACAGAGGGCTAA